In the Polyodon spathula isolate WHYD16114869_AA unplaced genomic scaffold, ASM1765450v1 scaffolds_3426, whole genome shotgun sequence genome, ATGATTTTCAGGGAGTCAGTAATTAATTCAGGCTGTCTGAATCACTTACATAGTGAGGAGAGAATCTCCTGTCAAACTCCCTCTGAGCCAGGATCCCACCCTGTCCTGGTGCGCTGGTGTACCCCACCTGCAGAGGGAGATAGGAGATGAACACAGGACACCTCACAGCACCACGTGCgacagattcacacacacacacacacacatctgctaCAGCGGAGAAATTTACATGTGACCATCATGGAACATGAAGAACATAATATTCACTGCAAACAGAATGCTTTTGTCTAGCACTCCTGTAATAACATTGCTAGTTTTAAGACAATGTATTATAAGCCTTGGTGAGCATTCTTAAAGCAGGTCAGTGAGAACATTGCTAGCACCAATAGTAAGAGCTACAGCAGCATTGTAAAGACTTGGTTCCCGATGAGAAGCCCTGTATGTAATAAGCTGGTCCTCACCACGACCTGGCCTCCCTCCTGCGCCAGGTAGGTGATGGTGGCGGAGGTGAAGTTGAAGTAGCCTGCCTTCAGTGGCCTCAGCACCACGGTGTGAGACACATTGCTGGCCCTGGGAGGGGTTCAGGAAGAACACGCCAGGCTCTGCTGTTTTTACAGCAAACGAAACAGTAACAATCCTTTGGCATGAACAAGCAACTAAACACAGAAAGCTAGACATGTTTTCCACACGCCTCAAAGCTAGTGATACAAGCTTGTTTACATACTAAAGTTTGGCTTCTGCATTGCACTGCATTCCCACTTCTCATCACAATGCAGGTCTAATTCAGACAGTACTACCAAGCTGTTTTCTACTGGTGTATATTTTGTATCTTCTGAACATTTAGAATGATATCcacctattttattattttataaaacaaaaagtttctttttttcttttggtgttaCAAAAGGATACGGAGCAATCCGGTCCCATTTCACGTTCAACATTCCGGAGACAATCCCGAAATCTTCCGGGGGGAAGGAATCATCGGACAGCTCGACTTCCAGACCAGCACTAGGAAAGGAGA is a window encoding:
- the LOC121311948 gene encoding translocon-associated protein subunit beta-like, which encodes PVRSPLSFPSAGLEVELSDDSFPPEDFGIVSGMLNVKWDRIAPASNVSHTVVLRPLKAGYFNFTSATITYLAQEGGQVVVGYTSAPGQGGILAQREFDRRFSPHYLDWAAFGVMTLPSIGIPLLLWYSSKRKYDTPKTKKN